In the genome of Misgurnus anguillicaudatus unplaced genomic scaffold, ASM2758022v2 HiC_scaffold_27, whole genome shotgun sequence, one region contains:
- the LOC129433427 gene encoding verrucotoxin subunit beta-like isoform X3 has product MSPLNLKMKVTTSCCTTLTGCSHLFSSSATVDEVFNMESEGVIEVAALGRPFQLGMLYDCRKDALVPGITLWNEEKLKLSIRSHDQINTDFKVTASDSIEEKSNLLNIEASMKLSLLGGLISVTGAAKYLNDTKKSFIQQRLTLHYHSTTRFDALSMNHLASENIAHHEVFDHDTATHVVTAVLYGADACFVFDREVSSDEDKTTVEGEVKAAYEKLKIITVDVDANLNMNDVQKNAVQKFSVTFYGDFQLPSNPTSFEDALKVYAELPKLLGGNRDLVVPQRVWLYPLSKLNSRASKLLKEISIDLINDIESALESLNTTEMKCCDLLKDSPASALTSFHDKILQMKQNCNKYKLSLMKKLGSLLPQIRGDKIEDSALIDLLKDHHESPFRESELAEWLKAREEESEIIKTLLRQLIDSGAKVENNLRAILMDLDVKNVVSYTFTSLDWSDVLLPKQLTYLRSSTMRNKNDTDSKKETSWLTPAIHKTMRSNLEMFKSLIDSKDRKPAKFIVSSLQMKDHPGSCILLYEGGCVEAVCFSPPSRPARPITAEVKGDSVVINVKPSTCPATEELKLLYKIKQEKIWTSQLVLKDQNTVTLTDLRPGTEYEIKCAAVGKLNYTTESDVIRVKTEGRIRPSMGYCVLNRDEESSFLNALLQTLYMTKEYRDHVMRLNTGGGSTEDKFIKELKVLFETLGKGQGPVSTQSTQDTVHKTFAYVWFQILRDEDDYPAECLWKILQVTRSSEIFMCDGNLDTSCYSCRTLSITGIISVTFEEFQDVEDALQIRKGFIQQFCSDCNKPLRTKHKIHSQKILIVRLRRFKEGTVEKNELEVIIRPHLKISSHEFELYAIINYYGSKQSGHYNVDIKCENEQWYRFDEIQVCESFLNNLSQRNENFVYRSSSAYMLFYRPNNN; this is encoded by the exons ATGTCCCCTCTAAATTTGAAAATGAAAGTGACAACTTCATGCTGCACAACACTGACAGGATGTTCTCACTTGTTCAGTTCTTCTGCGACAGTTGATGAAG TGTTCAATATGGAGTCCGAAGGAGTGATAGAAGTTGCCGCTTTAGGGAGACCCTTTCAGCTGGGGATGCTCTACGACTGCAGGAAAGATGCTCTTGTGCCAG GAATCACATTGTGGAATGAAGAAAAGCTCAAGCTGAGTATTCGATCTCATGATCAAATTAATACAGATTTCAAAGTTACAGCTTCAGACTCTATTGAAGAAAAATCTAACTTATTGAACATTGAAGCCTCTATGAAATTGAGTCTGTTGGGTGGATTGATCAGCGTAACCGGTGCAGCAAAATATCTCAATGACACCAAGAAGTCTTTCATTCAGCAGAGACTGACTCTACATTATCATTCAACTACCAGGTTTGATGCACTGAGCATGAACCATTTAGCATCTGAAAATATAGCTCACCATGAGGTGTTTGATCACGATACAGCAACACATGTGGTGACGGCAGTGCTGTACGGAGCTGACGCCTGCTTTGTGTTCGACAGAGAGGTTTCTTCAGATGAGGACAAAACTACAGTGGAAGGAGAAGTAAAGGCAGCGTATGAAAAACTCAAAATCATTACAGTAGATGTAGACGCAAACCTAAACATGAATGACGTTCAGAAGAATGCGGTGCAAAAATTCAGTGTCACTTTCTATGGTGATTTTCAGTTGCCGTCTAATCCGACTTCATTTGAAGATGCTTTGAAGGTTTACGCTGAACTTCCCAAACTGCTGGGAGGAAACAGAGATCTTGTGGTTCCACAGAGAGTGTGGCTGTATCCTCTGAGCAAACTTAACTCGAGAGCTTCAAAACTTCTGAAGGAAATCAGCATTGATTTAATCAATGACATAGAATCAGCATTAGAGAGTTTAAATACAACTGAGATGAAATGCTGTGATCTTCTGAAAGACTCTCCTGCTTCAGCTTTAACTTCATTTCATGATAAAATACTGCAGATGAAGCAGAACTGTAACAAATACAAGTTGAGTCTCATGAAGAAACTCGGCTCTCTGTTGCCTCAGATCCGTGGAGATAAGATTGAAGACTCAGCACTGATAGATCTACTGAAAGATCATCATGAATCTCCATTCAGAGAAAGTGAGCTTGCAGAATGGCTGAAGGCGAGAGAGGAAGAGTCTGAGATCATCAAAACACTGCTCAGACAACTAATTGATTCTGGTGCAAAAGTAGAAAACAACCTACGTGCAATCTTGATGGATCTAGATGTTAAAAATGTTGTCAGCTACACATTCACATCATTGGACTGGTCAGATGTGCTCCTTCCTAAACAATTGACGTATCTAAGATCTTCAacaatgagaaataaaaatgacACTGACTCCAAGAAGGAAACATCATGGCTCACCCCTGCCATCCACAAGACTATGAGGAGCAACTTGGAGATGTTTAAGAGCTTGATTGATTCAAAAGACCGCAAACCAGCCAAGTTTATTGTGTCATCATTACAAATGAAGGATCATCCAGGTTCCTGCATTCTCCTGTATGAAGGTGGATGTGTTGAAGCTGTTTGCTTTAGTCCTCCATCACGGCCAGCTCGTCCAATCACAGCAGAGGTTAAAGGTGACAGTGTGGTTATAAATGTGAAGCCCTCAACATGTCCTGCTACAGAGGAACTCAAGTTACTCTACAAAATAAAGCAAGAGAAGATCTGGACATCTCAACTTGTTCTGAAGGACCAAAATACTGTAACTCTGACTGATCTGAGACCAGGTACTGAATATGAAATTAAATGTGCAGCGGTGGGGAAACTAAACTACACCACTGAATCTGATGTGATCAGAGTTAAAACCGAG GGGAGGATCCGTCCCTCTATGG GATATTGCGTTTTGAACCGTGATGAAGAGAGCAGCTTTTTGAATGCACTTCTGCAAACCCTCTATATGACTAAAGAATACAGAGATCATGTTATGAG ACTGAACACAGGTGGTGGGTCTACTGAGGATAAGTTCattaaagagttaaaggtgTTGTTCGAAACGTTGGGCAAAGGGCAGGGGCCGGTCTCAACACAATCAACTCAAGACACAGTTCACAAGACCTTTGcatatg TCTGGTTTCAGATACTTAGAGATGAAGATGATTACCCAGCAGAATGCCTCTGGAAGATACTTCAGGTGACTCGCTCATCTGAG ATTTTTATGTGCGATGGGAACCTTGATACATCATGTTATTCATGCAGAACTCTTTCAATAACTGGAATCATCTCAGTCACTTTTGAAGAATTTCAAGATGTG GAAGATGCTCTACAGATAAGAAAAGGATTCATCCAGCAGTTCTGTTCTGACTGTAATAAACCTCTGAGAACG AAACATAAGATCCACTCACAAAAAATACTGATTGTACGTTTGAGGAGATTCAAAGAAGGAACAGTGGAGAAAAATGAACTGGAAGTGATAATTCGTCCTCATTTGaag ATTTCCTCTCATGAGTTTGAGCTCTATGCCATAATAAACTACTATGGCTCAAAACAAAGTGGACACTATAATGTAGACATCAAATGTGAAAATGAACAATGGTATCGCTTTGATGAAATCCAAGTGTGTGAg AGTTTTTTGAACAATCTTTCACAAAGAAACGAGAACTTCGTGTACAG GTCTTCAAGTGCTTATATGCTCTTCTACAGACCCAATAACA ATTAA
- the LOC129433427 gene encoding verrucotoxin subunit beta-like isoform X4 — MSPLNLKMKVTTSCCTTLTGCSHLFSSSATVDEVFNMESEGVIEVAALGRPFQLGMLYDCRKDALVPGITLWNEEKLKLSIRSHDQINTDFKVTASDSIEEKSNLLNIEASMKLSLLGGLISVTGAAKYLNDTKKSFIQQRLTLHYHSTTRFDALSMNHLASENIAHHEVFDHDTATHVVTAVLYGADACFVFDREVSSDEDKTTVEGEVKAAYEKLKIITVDVDANLNMNDVQKNAVQKFSVTFYGDFQLPSNPTSFEDALKVYAELPKLLGGNRDLVVPQRVWLYPLSKLNSRASKLLKEISIDLINDIESALESLNTTEMKCCDLLKDSPASALTSFHDKILQMKQNCNKYKLSLMKKLGSLLPQIRGDKIEDSALIDLLKDHHESPFRESELAEWLKAREEESEIIKTLLRQLIDSGAKVENNLRAILMDLDVKNVVSYTFTSLDWSDVLLPKQLTYLRSSTMRNKNDTDSKKETSWLTPAIHKTMRSNLEMFKSLIDSKDRKPAKFIVSSLQMKDHPGSCILLYEGGCVEAVCFSPPSRPARPITAEVKGDSVVINVKPSTCPATEELKLLYKIKQEKIWTSQLVLKDQNTVTLTDLRPGTEYEIKCAAVGKLNYTTESDVIRVKTEGRIRPSMGYCVLNRDEESSFLNALLQTLYMTKEYRDHVMRLNTGGGSTEDKFIKELKVLFETLGKGQGPVSTQSTQDTVHKTFAYVWFQILRDEDDYPAECLWKILQVTRSSEEDALQIRKGFIQQFCSDCNKPLRTKHKIHSQKILIVRLRRFKEGTVEKNELEVIIRPHLKISSHEFELYAIINYYGSKQSGHYNVDIKCENEQWYRFDEIQVCESFLNNLSQRNENFVYRSSSAYMLFYRPKKHNS; from the exons ATGTCCCCTCTAAATTTGAAAATGAAAGTGACAACTTCATGCTGCACAACACTGACAGGATGTTCTCACTTGTTCAGTTCTTCTGCGACAGTTGATGAAG TGTTCAATATGGAGTCCGAAGGAGTGATAGAAGTTGCCGCTTTAGGGAGACCCTTTCAGCTGGGGATGCTCTACGACTGCAGGAAAGATGCTCTTGTGCCAG GAATCACATTGTGGAATGAAGAAAAGCTCAAGCTGAGTATTCGATCTCATGATCAAATTAATACAGATTTCAAAGTTACAGCTTCAGACTCTATTGAAGAAAAATCTAACTTATTGAACATTGAAGCCTCTATGAAATTGAGTCTGTTGGGTGGATTGATCAGCGTAACCGGTGCAGCAAAATATCTCAATGACACCAAGAAGTCTTTCATTCAGCAGAGACTGACTCTACATTATCATTCAACTACCAGGTTTGATGCACTGAGCATGAACCATTTAGCATCTGAAAATATAGCTCACCATGAGGTGTTTGATCACGATACAGCAACACATGTGGTGACGGCAGTGCTGTACGGAGCTGACGCCTGCTTTGTGTTCGACAGAGAGGTTTCTTCAGATGAGGACAAAACTACAGTGGAAGGAGAAGTAAAGGCAGCGTATGAAAAACTCAAAATCATTACAGTAGATGTAGACGCAAACCTAAACATGAATGACGTTCAGAAGAATGCGGTGCAAAAATTCAGTGTCACTTTCTATGGTGATTTTCAGTTGCCGTCTAATCCGACTTCATTTGAAGATGCTTTGAAGGTTTACGCTGAACTTCCCAAACTGCTGGGAGGAAACAGAGATCTTGTGGTTCCACAGAGAGTGTGGCTGTATCCTCTGAGCAAACTTAACTCGAGAGCTTCAAAACTTCTGAAGGAAATCAGCATTGATTTAATCAATGACATAGAATCAGCATTAGAGAGTTTAAATACAACTGAGATGAAATGCTGTGATCTTCTGAAAGACTCTCCTGCTTCAGCTTTAACTTCATTTCATGATAAAATACTGCAGATGAAGCAGAACTGTAACAAATACAAGTTGAGTCTCATGAAGAAACTCGGCTCTCTGTTGCCTCAGATCCGTGGAGATAAGATTGAAGACTCAGCACTGATAGATCTACTGAAAGATCATCATGAATCTCCATTCAGAGAAAGTGAGCTTGCAGAATGGCTGAAGGCGAGAGAGGAAGAGTCTGAGATCATCAAAACACTGCTCAGACAACTAATTGATTCTGGTGCAAAAGTAGAAAACAACCTACGTGCAATCTTGATGGATCTAGATGTTAAAAATGTTGTCAGCTACACATTCACATCATTGGACTGGTCAGATGTGCTCCTTCCTAAACAATTGACGTATCTAAGATCTTCAacaatgagaaataaaaatgacACTGACTCCAAGAAGGAAACATCATGGCTCACCCCTGCCATCCACAAGACTATGAGGAGCAACTTGGAGATGTTTAAGAGCTTGATTGATTCAAAAGACCGCAAACCAGCCAAGTTTATTGTGTCATCATTACAAATGAAGGATCATCCAGGTTCCTGCATTCTCCTGTATGAAGGTGGATGTGTTGAAGCTGTTTGCTTTAGTCCTCCATCACGGCCAGCTCGTCCAATCACAGCAGAGGTTAAAGGTGACAGTGTGGTTATAAATGTGAAGCCCTCAACATGTCCTGCTACAGAGGAACTCAAGTTACTCTACAAAATAAAGCAAGAGAAGATCTGGACATCTCAACTTGTTCTGAAGGACCAAAATACTGTAACTCTGACTGATCTGAGACCAGGTACTGAATATGAAATTAAATGTGCAGCGGTGGGGAAACTAAACTACACCACTGAATCTGATGTGATCAGAGTTAAAACCGAG GGGAGGATCCGTCCCTCTATGG GATATTGCGTTTTGAACCGTGATGAAGAGAGCAGCTTTTTGAATGCACTTCTGCAAACCCTCTATATGACTAAAGAATACAGAGATCATGTTATGAG ACTGAACACAGGTGGTGGGTCTACTGAGGATAAGTTCattaaagagttaaaggtgTTGTTCGAAACGTTGGGCAAAGGGCAGGGGCCGGTCTCAACACAATCAACTCAAGACACAGTTCACAAGACCTTTGcatatg TCTGGTTTCAGATACTTAGAGATGAAGATGATTACCCAGCAGAATGCCTCTGGAAGATACTTCAGGTGACTCGCTCATCTGAG GAAGATGCTCTACAGATAAGAAAAGGATTCATCCAGCAGTTCTGTTCTGACTGTAATAAACCTCTGAGAACG AAACATAAGATCCACTCACAAAAAATACTGATTGTACGTTTGAGGAGATTCAAAGAAGGAACAGTGGAGAAAAATGAACTGGAAGTGATAATTCGTCCTCATTTGaag ATTTCCTCTCATGAGTTTGAGCTCTATGCCATAATAAACTACTATGGCTCAAAACAAAGTGGACACTATAATGTAGACATCAAATGTGAAAATGAACAATGGTATCGCTTTGATGAAATCCAAGTGTGTGAg AGTTTTTTGAACAATCTTTCACAAAGAAACGAGAACTTCGTGTACAG
- the LOC129433427 gene encoding verrucotoxin subunit beta-like isoform X2, which yields MSPLNLKMKVTTSCCTTLTGCSHLFSSSATVDEVFNMESEGVIEVAALGRPFQLGMLYDCRKDALVPGITLWNEEKLKLSIRSHDQINTDFKVTASDSIEEKSNLLNIEASMKLSLLGGLISVTGAAKYLNDTKKSFIQQRLTLHYHSTTRFDALSMNHLASENIAHHEVFDHDTATHVVTAVLYGADACFVFDREVSSDEDKTTVEGEVKAAYEKLKIITVDVDANLNMNDVQKNAVQKFSVTFYGDFQLPSNPTSFEDALKVYAELPKLLGGNRDLVVPQRVWLYPLSKLNSRASKLLKEISIDLINDIESALESLNTTEMKCCDLLKDSPASALTSFHDKILQMKQNCNKYKLSLMKKLGSLLPQIRGDKIEDSALIDLLKDHHESPFRESELAEWLKAREEESEIIKTLLRQLIDSGAKVENNLRAILMDLDVKNVVSYTFTSLDWSDVLLPKQLTYLRSSTMRNKNDTDSKKETSWLTPAIHKTMRSNLEMFKSLIDSKDRKPAKFIVSSLQMKDHPGSCILLYEGGCVEAVCFSPPSRPARPITAEVKGDSVVINVKPSTCPATEELKLLYKIKQEKIWTSQLVLKDQNTVTLTDLRPGTEYEIKCAAVGKLNYTTESDVIRVKTEGRIRPSMGYCVLNRDEESSFLNALLQTLYMTKEYRDHVMRLNTGGGSTEDKFIKELKVLFETLGKGQGPVSTQSTQDTVHKTFAYVWFQILRDEDDYPAECLWKILQVTRSSEIFMCDGNLDTSCYSCRTLSITGIISVTFEEFQDVEDALQIRKGFIQQFCSDCNKPLRTKHKIHSQKILIVRLRRFKEGTVEKNELEVIIRPHLKVSSHEFELYAIINHYGLYDNGHFNVDIKCENQQWNRFDGTHVCESNLNNLSQRDENFVYRSSSAYMLFYRPKKHNS from the exons ATGTCCCCTCTAAATTTGAAAATGAAAGTGACAACTTCATGCTGCACAACACTGACAGGATGTTCTCACTTGTTCAGTTCTTCTGCGACAGTTGATGAAG TGTTCAATATGGAGTCCGAAGGAGTGATAGAAGTTGCCGCTTTAGGGAGACCCTTTCAGCTGGGGATGCTCTACGACTGCAGGAAAGATGCTCTTGTGCCAG GAATCACATTGTGGAATGAAGAAAAGCTCAAGCTGAGTATTCGATCTCATGATCAAATTAATACAGATTTCAAAGTTACAGCTTCAGACTCTATTGAAGAAAAATCTAACTTATTGAACATTGAAGCCTCTATGAAATTGAGTCTGTTGGGTGGATTGATCAGCGTAACCGGTGCAGCAAAATATCTCAATGACACCAAGAAGTCTTTCATTCAGCAGAGACTGACTCTACATTATCATTCAACTACCAGGTTTGATGCACTGAGCATGAACCATTTAGCATCTGAAAATATAGCTCACCATGAGGTGTTTGATCACGATACAGCAACACATGTGGTGACGGCAGTGCTGTACGGAGCTGACGCCTGCTTTGTGTTCGACAGAGAGGTTTCTTCAGATGAGGACAAAACTACAGTGGAAGGAGAAGTAAAGGCAGCGTATGAAAAACTCAAAATCATTACAGTAGATGTAGACGCAAACCTAAACATGAATGACGTTCAGAAGAATGCGGTGCAAAAATTCAGTGTCACTTTCTATGGTGATTTTCAGTTGCCGTCTAATCCGACTTCATTTGAAGATGCTTTGAAGGTTTACGCTGAACTTCCCAAACTGCTGGGAGGAAACAGAGATCTTGTGGTTCCACAGAGAGTGTGGCTGTATCCTCTGAGCAAACTTAACTCGAGAGCTTCAAAACTTCTGAAGGAAATCAGCATTGATTTAATCAATGACATAGAATCAGCATTAGAGAGTTTAAATACAACTGAGATGAAATGCTGTGATCTTCTGAAAGACTCTCCTGCTTCAGCTTTAACTTCATTTCATGATAAAATACTGCAGATGAAGCAGAACTGTAACAAATACAAGTTGAGTCTCATGAAGAAACTCGGCTCTCTGTTGCCTCAGATCCGTGGAGATAAGATTGAAGACTCAGCACTGATAGATCTACTGAAAGATCATCATGAATCTCCATTCAGAGAAAGTGAGCTTGCAGAATGGCTGAAGGCGAGAGAGGAAGAGTCTGAGATCATCAAAACACTGCTCAGACAACTAATTGATTCTGGTGCAAAAGTAGAAAACAACCTACGTGCAATCTTGATGGATCTAGATGTTAAAAATGTTGTCAGCTACACATTCACATCATTGGACTGGTCAGATGTGCTCCTTCCTAAACAATTGACGTATCTAAGATCTTCAacaatgagaaataaaaatgacACTGACTCCAAGAAGGAAACATCATGGCTCACCCCTGCCATCCACAAGACTATGAGGAGCAACTTGGAGATGTTTAAGAGCTTGATTGATTCAAAAGACCGCAAACCAGCCAAGTTTATTGTGTCATCATTACAAATGAAGGATCATCCAGGTTCCTGCATTCTCCTGTATGAAGGTGGATGTGTTGAAGCTGTTTGCTTTAGTCCTCCATCACGGCCAGCTCGTCCAATCACAGCAGAGGTTAAAGGTGACAGTGTGGTTATAAATGTGAAGCCCTCAACATGTCCTGCTACAGAGGAACTCAAGTTACTCTACAAAATAAAGCAAGAGAAGATCTGGACATCTCAACTTGTTCTGAAGGACCAAAATACTGTAACTCTGACTGATCTGAGACCAGGTACTGAATATGAAATTAAATGTGCAGCGGTGGGGAAACTAAACTACACCACTGAATCTGATGTGATCAGAGTTAAAACCGAG GGGAGGATCCGTCCCTCTATGG GATATTGCGTTTTGAACCGTGATGAAGAGAGCAGCTTTTTGAATGCACTTCTGCAAACCCTCTATATGACTAAAGAATACAGAGATCATGTTATGAG ACTGAACACAGGTGGTGGGTCTACTGAGGATAAGTTCattaaagagttaaaggtgTTGTTCGAAACGTTGGGCAAAGGGCAGGGGCCGGTCTCAACACAATCAACTCAAGACACAGTTCACAAGACCTTTGcatatg TCTGGTTTCAGATACTTAGAGATGAAGATGATTACCCAGCAGAATGCCTCTGGAAGATACTTCAGGTGACTCGCTCATCTGAG ATTTTTATGTGCGATGGGAACCTTGATACATCATGTTATTCATGCAGAACTCTTTCAATAACTGGAATCATCTCAGTCACTTTTGAAGAATTTCAAGATGTG GAAGATGCTCTACAGATAAGAAAAGGATTCATCCAGCAGTTCTGTTCTGACTGTAATAAACCTCTGAGAACG AAACATAAGATCCACTCACAAAAAATACTGATTGTACGTTTGAGGAGATTCAAAGAAGGAACAGTGGAGAAAAATGAACTGGAAGTGATAATTCGTCCTCATTTGaag
- the LOC129433427 gene encoding verrucotoxin subunit beta-like isoform X1, whose protein sequence is MSPLNLKMKVTTSCCTTLTGCSHLFSSSATVDEVFNMESEGVIEVAALGRPFQLGMLYDCRKDALVPGITLWNEEKLKLSIRSHDQINTDFKVTASDSIEEKSNLLNIEASMKLSLLGGLISVTGAAKYLNDTKKSFIQQRLTLHYHSTTRFDALSMNHLASENIAHHEVFDHDTATHVVTAVLYGADACFVFDREVSSDEDKTTVEGEVKAAYEKLKIITVDVDANLNMNDVQKNAVQKFSVTFYGDFQLPSNPTSFEDALKVYAELPKLLGGNRDLVVPQRVWLYPLSKLNSRASKLLKEISIDLINDIESALESLNTTEMKCCDLLKDSPASALTSFHDKILQMKQNCNKYKLSLMKKLGSLLPQIRGDKIEDSALIDLLKDHHESPFRESELAEWLKAREEESEIIKTLLRQLIDSGAKVENNLRAILMDLDVKNVVSYTFTSLDWSDVLLPKQLTYLRSSTMRNKNDTDSKKETSWLTPAIHKTMRSNLEMFKSLIDSKDRKPAKFIVSSLQMKDHPGSCILLYEGGCVEAVCFSPPSRPARPITAEVKGDSVVINVKPSTCPATEELKLLYKIKQEKIWTSQLVLKDQNTVTLTDLRPGTEYEIKCAAVGKLNYTTESDVIRVKTEGRIRPSMGYCVLNRDEESSFLNALLQTLYMTKEYRDHVMRLNTGGGSTEDKFIKELKVLFETLGKGQGPVSTQSTQDTVHKTFAYVWFQILRDEDDYPAECLWKILQVTRSSEIFMCDGNLDTSCYSCRTLSITGIISVTFEEFQDVEDALQIRKGFIQQFCSDCNKPLRTKHKIHSQKILIVRLRRFKEGTVEKNELEVIIRPHLKISSHEFELYAIINYYGSKQSGHYNVDIKCENEQWYRFDEIQVCESFLNNLSQRNENFVYRSSSAYMLFYRPKKHNS, encoded by the exons ATGTCCCCTCTAAATTTGAAAATGAAAGTGACAACTTCATGCTGCACAACACTGACAGGATGTTCTCACTTGTTCAGTTCTTCTGCGACAGTTGATGAAG TGTTCAATATGGAGTCCGAAGGAGTGATAGAAGTTGCCGCTTTAGGGAGACCCTTTCAGCTGGGGATGCTCTACGACTGCAGGAAAGATGCTCTTGTGCCAG GAATCACATTGTGGAATGAAGAAAAGCTCAAGCTGAGTATTCGATCTCATGATCAAATTAATACAGATTTCAAAGTTACAGCTTCAGACTCTATTGAAGAAAAATCTAACTTATTGAACATTGAAGCCTCTATGAAATTGAGTCTGTTGGGTGGATTGATCAGCGTAACCGGTGCAGCAAAATATCTCAATGACACCAAGAAGTCTTTCATTCAGCAGAGACTGACTCTACATTATCATTCAACTACCAGGTTTGATGCACTGAGCATGAACCATTTAGCATCTGAAAATATAGCTCACCATGAGGTGTTTGATCACGATACAGCAACACATGTGGTGACGGCAGTGCTGTACGGAGCTGACGCCTGCTTTGTGTTCGACAGAGAGGTTTCTTCAGATGAGGACAAAACTACAGTGGAAGGAGAAGTAAAGGCAGCGTATGAAAAACTCAAAATCATTACAGTAGATGTAGACGCAAACCTAAACATGAATGACGTTCAGAAGAATGCGGTGCAAAAATTCAGTGTCACTTTCTATGGTGATTTTCAGTTGCCGTCTAATCCGACTTCATTTGAAGATGCTTTGAAGGTTTACGCTGAACTTCCCAAACTGCTGGGAGGAAACAGAGATCTTGTGGTTCCACAGAGAGTGTGGCTGTATCCTCTGAGCAAACTTAACTCGAGAGCTTCAAAACTTCTGAAGGAAATCAGCATTGATTTAATCAATGACATAGAATCAGCATTAGAGAGTTTAAATACAACTGAGATGAAATGCTGTGATCTTCTGAAAGACTCTCCTGCTTCAGCTTTAACTTCATTTCATGATAAAATACTGCAGATGAAGCAGAACTGTAACAAATACAAGTTGAGTCTCATGAAGAAACTCGGCTCTCTGTTGCCTCAGATCCGTGGAGATAAGATTGAAGACTCAGCACTGATAGATCTACTGAAAGATCATCATGAATCTCCATTCAGAGAAAGTGAGCTTGCAGAATGGCTGAAGGCGAGAGAGGAAGAGTCTGAGATCATCAAAACACTGCTCAGACAACTAATTGATTCTGGTGCAAAAGTAGAAAACAACCTACGTGCAATCTTGATGGATCTAGATGTTAAAAATGTTGTCAGCTACACATTCACATCATTGGACTGGTCAGATGTGCTCCTTCCTAAACAATTGACGTATCTAAGATCTTCAacaatgagaaataaaaatgacACTGACTCCAAGAAGGAAACATCATGGCTCACCCCTGCCATCCACAAGACTATGAGGAGCAACTTGGAGATGTTTAAGAGCTTGATTGATTCAAAAGACCGCAAACCAGCCAAGTTTATTGTGTCATCATTACAAATGAAGGATCATCCAGGTTCCTGCATTCTCCTGTATGAAGGTGGATGTGTTGAAGCTGTTTGCTTTAGTCCTCCATCACGGCCAGCTCGTCCAATCACAGCAGAGGTTAAAGGTGACAGTGTGGTTATAAATGTGAAGCCCTCAACATGTCCTGCTACAGAGGAACTCAAGTTACTCTACAAAATAAAGCAAGAGAAGATCTGGACATCTCAACTTGTTCTGAAGGACCAAAATACTGTAACTCTGACTGATCTGAGACCAGGTACTGAATATGAAATTAAATGTGCAGCGGTGGGGAAACTAAACTACACCACTGAATCTGATGTGATCAGAGTTAAAACCGAG GGGAGGATCCGTCCCTCTATGG GATATTGCGTTTTGAACCGTGATGAAGAGAGCAGCTTTTTGAATGCACTTCTGCAAACCCTCTATATGACTAAAGAATACAGAGATCATGTTATGAG ACTGAACACAGGTGGTGGGTCTACTGAGGATAAGTTCattaaagagttaaaggtgTTGTTCGAAACGTTGGGCAAAGGGCAGGGGCCGGTCTCAACACAATCAACTCAAGACACAGTTCACAAGACCTTTGcatatg TCTGGTTTCAGATACTTAGAGATGAAGATGATTACCCAGCAGAATGCCTCTGGAAGATACTTCAGGTGACTCGCTCATCTGAG ATTTTTATGTGCGATGGGAACCTTGATACATCATGTTATTCATGCAGAACTCTTTCAATAACTGGAATCATCTCAGTCACTTTTGAAGAATTTCAAGATGTG GAAGATGCTCTACAGATAAGAAAAGGATTCATCCAGCAGTTCTGTTCTGACTGTAATAAACCTCTGAGAACG AAACATAAGATCCACTCACAAAAAATACTGATTGTACGTTTGAGGAGATTCAAAGAAGGAACAGTGGAGAAAAATGAACTGGAAGTGATAATTCGTCCTCATTTGaag ATTTCCTCTCATGAGTTTGAGCTCTATGCCATAATAAACTACTATGGCTCAAAACAAAGTGGACACTATAATGTAGACATCAAATGTGAAAATGAACAATGGTATCGCTTTGATGAAATCCAAGTGTGTGAg AGTTTTTTGAACAATCTTTCACAAAGAAACGAGAACTTCGTGTACAG